A window of Negativicoccus succinicivorans genomic DNA:
TTTTTCCTTTCAATCACTTTAATTGCACTTCTTTCATTTATAATTATACCCGTATAATTATACCCGATTATTCGCGAAAAATAAGCTATTTATACGAATTTTCGATATTTTTACAAATATTTTACATGTATTTATTTACGAAAAAAATCGTGATGACAGAAGTATCATTTACTTCTACCAACACGATTTATTATAGACCCTTTTTTTTATTTGTGTAAACCGTAGCGAATAATCAATCGGCTGATTTCGTATAAAAGCAAAATGGGAATGGCCAGCAGCGTTTGCGAAACCAGGTCGGTCGTCGGTGTAATAATCGCCGCCGCGATAAACGCCAGCAAGATGACAAAGCGGCGTTGCGCTTTGAGCCATGCGGACGACACCACATCCATTTCAGCAAGCGCCAAAAGAACCAGCGGCAAATTAAACACAAACCCGAACGGCAGGATCAGCATCAACGCGAAATCCAAATAACTTTCCATGGAGATCAGCGGTTGCACCGTGCTGTCGCCGAAGGAAAGAAAAAAATGCAGCCCCTGCGGCAAGACAACGAAAAAGCCGAACGCCGTTCCCGCTAAAAAAAGCAGTAGCGAACCGGGAACCAACAGCGCCAGAATCGCGTGTTCTTTTTGCGTAAACGCCGGCACCAAAAACGCCCAAAATTCATAAAACAACACCGGAGCGGCAAAGACAATGCCCGCCACCATCGCTACTTTAACATAAATAAAAAACGCTTCCGCCGGTCGCAGATAATACAGTTGACCCGCAGGCGCCGTGATGAACGCTACAATGAAATCGATGAAACAGCCGCTCACCGCCATGCCGACCACGGCCGCCAGAATGGCACGGATCAGCCGCCGGCGCAACTCCCCGAGATGATCGATCAGCGTCATCTCCTGCGGATCGGCGAAGCAGGCCACGGAGGTTGCGCTTTTCATTCTTTCGGCGGTAACGACGAAGCGACGGTAACGTCTTTATGCGCTTCTGCGGTCGTTTCATTGCCGTTGATCGCGTCTTTAAATTCGTGCATGCTTTTGCCCATCGCTTTACCGATTTCCGGCAGTTTACCCGGTCCGAACAACACCAGGCCGATCACCAAAATTAAGATAAGTTCAGGAATGCCCAAGCCGAACATAGTAAACCCTCCTTTGATTTATGGTACTTGGTTTCCTTCTGAGGATACAGAGTCAATATCGTTTTACGGTGAAAAAATCTTTTAAAATTTGTAAAATTCAGTTTCAAAGAGCGATTTCCGTAATTTTGCGTATTTTTACCGAAACCCAAACAAATTATAAATAAACCTCCTTTATAGTTACGTTTATCTATGGACGAATCCATACAGGGTAACAAAGGAGGAATTACTATGTCTACCGAAGAAATGTACGCAACGCCCGCGACAATGTCGCGCCGCGGCTTTTTGAAATTGGCCGCCGGCTCCGCATTGGGCGCGGCCATGCTCTCCATGCCGTCCTTTGCATTGGCGCGCGAGCTGGAAGTGAAATCGCGTCAGCTGAAACCGGTCATGTACGACGCGATTCCGCAAAACGCCATCGCATGCGGCCAACAGGCGCCGCTGATCGAAGGTTGCTACCGTTCGATCCTGGGTTACGCGGAAAAAATTCGTGATGCGGGACTGCGGCGCGAAGTCACCGACCTCATCCAAAATCCGGCGCTGCGTTTCTTGCAGGAATACAGTTCACCGGCGGCGCGTCATCGCATCTACACGCAGCTGGCCAACCAAGGCTTGGTCGATACCGCAAAAACCGACGAGGCGCATTTCTTCCCCGTCTCCGACGGCAAAATTCAGGAATTCCGCACGGCGCCGGGCAGCGGTTACGGCAGTCACCATCCGTACCCGGGCGGCTTGGCTACGCACGTCAACGCCAACATGCACATCACGGAAGCCGTCTGCAATACATACCGGGATGTTTTCATGTATAACGTCAATCGCGACATCGCATTCGGCGCGGAACTTCTGCACGATATCGCGAAGCCGTTCGTTTTCGCCTGGCAGAAAAACGGCCGTTCGCTGCAGGAATATACGATTGCGGGCACCGGCGCTCACCATATTTTCTCCATCGCGGAAATTATTTACCGCGGTTTCCCTGCGGATTTCGTCGTCGCCCAGGCTTGCGCACATGAAGCGCCGAACTCGGCGAAAGGTAATGAAACCGTCGCCGGCTGGCTGAAAGCCGGCGCAATGATCGCCGGTAAAGATCCCTTCGCGTACGGTTTGTTGAACAAAACCGGTGACGGCATTCGTGACCCGCACCGTCAGGAAGGCTACATCGTTCACTTGGGCGACCATGACTGGGTACTCTCTTCGCCGGCCGCGCAAAAGAGCGTGGCGATTCTGAAAGAAATCGCCAAACGCGATTACGGCATGAGCGCTGCCGATCTCGAAGGCGCGCGTTTCAACCACTTCCGCAACTATATCGGCTCGCAACTTTCCTACATGTTCCTCAACATGCTCGCCGCGGAACCGAACGGTGAAAAACTCATCGCGGCCCAGGTCCACAAAGTCATTTTGAAATAATGGAAAAGCGTCGCGACGCTTACCTTCACTTGGTAGAGGACGGTAAATATGCTATAATATGTACCGTCAAGCGGGTGTAGTTCATCGGTAGAACGTCAGCTTCCCAAGCTGAATGTAGAGGGTTCGATTCCCTTCACCCGCTCCAATTTTATGTTGATTTCGATGACATTCAAAGCTCCCGAATCCGGGAGCTTTTTATTGCGCAAACATATCTCGCGTTTCGTTTGCGCTATTGCGAAAGCCGTCCTTCCCGATGCGCTCGCGCCTTGCTTTTGCGCCGTTTAGCCGTGAGAACGCGCCGTCAGTGGTATAATAACGGTAAGAATTATTTGTTTTCATTGGCTCGTAAAGGATTCGGCAAAAGGCGGTACCATATTGACTACATTAAAATTTTTCAGTTGGCTGAAACAACCGCGCAATACCATTTGGTGGCAACCCGCCAAAGGCGCACTGTTTGTTATCGTATATGTCATCGCGGTGCTCGTCAGCACACGTTATCTGCCGACCAACTTGTTTCCCGATATTCCGTCGCGCACGATCGATGGCCTGTTGACCATTTTGGCGTCAAGCATGCTGGCGGTCACCACGTTTTCTCTTTCCATTATGGAGAATGCGTTTTCTTCCGCGTCACGCGGTGCGACCCCGCGTTCCGTCGAACTCGTCATGGCGGACGACAGCACCCGACTCGCCATCGCCAGTTTCATTTCGACATTTATTTATGCCATTATCACAAAGATCGCCTTAGGAAGCGGTTCCTTCGCGCAAAACGGCCGCTTCCTCTTTTTCCTCAGCACGATTGTCGTCATCGCCTACCTGATTGTTGTACTGATCCGCTGGGTGCAGGTACTATCGACACTCGGACACTTGGGCGACACGATGGGTAAGGTATACGCCAAAGCGGCAGAGACCATGCGCCGTTATCGCAGCCTGCCTAACCTCGGCGCCACATGGGTGCCGGCTAAAGACGCGCTGCCGGATGCGCATTTTATTTGCGCCGAGACGGGCGAGTTCGCGCAGCTTCATTTGGACCTTTTACAGGAGTGGGCGAAAAAACATGACGCGCATGTTTTCATTCGCTTGAATCCGGGTGACTTTCTGTATCGAGGCGAACCGCTGGCGGATATTTACCTGAATGACGGTTCGAACTCGTTGACGGAAGAAGATCTGTCGCTTTTACGCAGTTTCTTTATCGTTAAGCCGACGCGCAGTTATGAACAGGATCCTCGTTTCGGTTTTATCGTGTTAAAAGAAATCGCGCAACGCTCGATTTCCCCCTCGATGAACGATCCCGGTTCGGTGATAGCGGTGATGAATCTGATGGCGAAATTGTTGCTGGACGCTACCGCGCCGCGCGACAACATGACCGTCTACGATCGCGTCGGCATGCAACCTCTGCAGGAAACGGATTTCATCTATCGTTCCTTTGACGGCATCATTCGCGACAGCGACCAAAATGCAGGTATATCCATGCAGGCGTTGCACATTATGTATGCGGTTTCGCGCCATGCGCCCGAGGAAGCGATTCGCAAAGCGGCGCGTATTCAGGCGCGCTTGATTTTGGAACACGCACGCCGAACATTCAGCGCCCGCCAGGATTTGTTTAGAGTGGAAAGCGCCTATGTCCGATATTTTCCGGATGATACGCCGATCGAAGCCTCCGCGTATTTTCCCGATGACGAAGCGGCGGAACGTCAAAAAGCATTGGCGGATGCCGATCTGACGGCTCTTTTTGAAAAACTGCGTGACGAAAACGATCGACAGTAAAGTAAAATAAAGGAAATGATATGAACCGAACTTCTTCTCACTTGCATTGGTGGCGTCGCTACGGCGGCTGGTTGCTGCTTGGCGCCGCGTTTATCTACATGTTCGCTCTGAACAGCTGGACGCCCTGGCATCGCGATGATTATGAGTACGCGCTGATTTGGCAAACGCTGGTGCCGATCGAAAACTTTCATGACGTCATGACGTCTCTCGCGCGTCACTACCAAATGCACGGCGGACGCATGGTCGCTTTTTTTGTGTTGGATAATTTTTTGCGCTGGCCCAAGATTTGGTTCAATATAGCCAACGCGCTTTGCTTCATTTTAATGGCGCTCGGTCTCAGCTGGCACAGCGCGGGACGTATTGAAAAATCACCCGCGCCGGTGCGCATCGCCGCTGTGCTGCTCGCGCTTTGGTACACGCTGCCGCATTTCGGTGAAGTGGCGGTATGGATGTGCGGCTCGACCGTATATCTGTGGACGATGACCATCATGGTCTGGTTCCTTTTACCGTATCATTTTTCCCTGCGCCCGACACGAACGTTTGCCGACAGTTATTGGGCGGCAGGCGCTATGTTTTTGCTCGGCATTCTCGCCGGTTGGGGCGAAGAAAACGCTTCGCTCGCGACTCTGGTCGCGGCGGCCGCTGTGACGCTGTACAGTTGGCGTAAAGGTCAGCGGTACCGCTGGCAGATCACAGGCGTCGTCGGCAGCGTACTCGGTTTCATCGCGCTGGTCGCGGCGCCCGGTAATTTTGTCC
This region includes:
- the tatC gene encoding twin-arginine translocase subunit TatC; the protein is MKSATSVACFADPQEMTLIDHLGELRRRLIRAILAAVVGMAVSGCFIDFIVAFITAPAGQLYYLRPAEAFFIYVKVAMVAGIVFAAPVLFYEFWAFLVPAFTQKEHAILALLVPGSLLLFLAGTAFGFFVVLPQGLHFFLSFGDSTVQPLISMESYLDFALMLILPFGFVFNLPLVLLALAEMDVVSSAWLKAQRRFVILLAFIAAAIITPTTDLVSQTLLAIPILLLYEISRLIIRYGLHK
- a CDS encoding DUF2254 domain-containing protein gives rise to the protein MTTLKFFSWLKQPRNTIWWQPAKGALFVIVYVIAVLVSTRYLPTNLFPDIPSRTIDGLLTILASSMLAVTTFSLSIMENAFSSASRGATPRSVELVMADDSTRLAIASFISTFIYAIITKIALGSGSFAQNGRFLFFLSTIVVIAYLIVVLIRWVQVLSTLGHLGDTMGKVYAKAAETMRRYRSLPNLGATWVPAKDALPDAHFICAETGEFAQLHLDLLQEWAKKHDAHVFIRLNPGDFLYRGEPLADIYLNDGSNSLTEEDLSLLRSFFIVKPTRSYEQDPRFGFIVLKEIAQRSISPSMNDPGSVIAVMNLMAKLLLDATAPRDNMTVYDRVGMQPLQETDFIYRSFDGIIRDSDQNAGISMQALHIMYAVSRHAPEEAIRKAARIQARLILEHARRTFSARQDLFRVESAYVRYFPDDTPIEASAYFPDDEAAERQKALADADLTALFEKLRDENDRQ
- a CDS encoding Sec-independent protein translocase subunit TatA/TatB, coding for MFGLGIPELILILVIGLVLFGPGKLPEIGKAMGKSMHEFKDAINGNETTAEAHKDVTVASSLPPKE